From Tachypleus tridentatus isolate NWPU-2018 chromosome 8, ASM421037v1, whole genome shotgun sequence, a single genomic window includes:
- the LOC143222367 gene encoding aldehyde dehydrogenase, mitochondrial-like isoform X1, translating to MISRQVLRPCVNWVFSQKVPIAGLSTVIPQPITQPEVQYTKIFINNEWHNSTSGKTFPTINPATGEVITHVQEGEKVDVDKAVKAAQEAFRFGSPWRRMNASDRGMLLNRLADLIERDRIHLASLETLDNGKPYSDAYNIDLSLVIKCIRYYAGWADKIHGKTIPTDGNFFSYTRHEPVGVCGQIIPWNFPLLMQAWKLGPALATGNTVVMKPAEQTPLTALHVADLIREAGFPPGVVNIVPGYGPTAGAAIASHPGVDKVAFTGSTEIGKIVMQTAAQTNLKRITLELGGKSPNIVFKDADLDNAIDTSHFGLFFNQGQCCCAGTRIFVEKDIYNEFVERSVEKAKNRKIGNPFDSQTQQGPQIDSDQFNKILELINSGKTEGAKMQCGGDRYGDQGYFVLPTVFSDVQDSMRIANEEIFGPVMQILKFDSLDDLLDRANKTMYGLAASLFTKDLEKALYFSSGLRAGTVWVNCYDVLEVQSPFGGFKMSGIGRELGEYGLQAYTEVKTVTMKIPQKNS from the exons atgatTTCTAGACAAGTTTTGCGGCCTTGTGTAAATTGGGTATTTTCGCAAAAAGTTCCTATTGCTGGGCTTTCTACTGTAATACCACAACCAATAACTCAACCAGAAGTGCAGTATACAAAG ATATTCATAAACAACGAATGGCACAACTCTACATCAGGAAAGACCTTTCCAACCATCAACCCAGCTACAGGAGAAGTTATTACCCATGTACAAGAAGGTGAAAAg GTTGACGTGGACAAGGCAGTTAAAGCTGCTCAAGAAGCGTTCAGATTCGGCTCACCATGGAGACGTATGAATGCATCAGATAGAGGAATGTTGTTGAATCGGTTGGCTGATTTGATAGAGAGAGATCGTATTCACTTAGCT AGTCTTGAAACCTTGGATAATGGAAAACCTTACAGTGATGCATATAATATTGATCTAAGTTTGGTCATCAAATGTATAAG GTATTATGCTGGATGGGCAGATAAAATTCATGGAAAAACAATACCAACTGATGGAAATTTCTTCAGCTACACACGCCATGAACCCGTAGGTGTTTGTGGACAAATAATTCCT TGGAACTTTCCTCTACTAATGCAAGCGTGGAAACTGGGTCCAGCTTTGGCCACTGGTAATACTGTTGTAATGAAGCCAGCTGAACAGACACCCTTGACAGCTCTCCATGTTGCAGACTTGATTAGAGAAGCGGGATTTCCTCCTGGTGTAGTGAACATTGTGCCTGGTTACGGACCCACGGCTGGAGCTGCTATTGCTTCTCACCCGGGTGTGGATAAAGTGGCCTTCACTGGTTCTACAGAG ATTGGAAAGATTGTTATGCAAACTGCCGCCCAGACGAATTTGAAGCGAATTACCTTAGAACTTGGAGGAAAAAGTCCAAACATTGTTTTTAAGGATGCTGACT TGGACAATGCTATTGATACATCGCATTTTGGTCTGTTCTTCAATCAAGGACAGTGTTGCTGTGCAGGTACACGCATCTTTGTGGAGAAAGATATTTACAATGAGTTTGTTGAAAGAAGTGTAGAGAAGGCAAAAAACCGGAAAATTGGAAATCCGTTTGATTCACAGACGCAGCAGGGACCTCag ATTGACAGTGACCAGTTCAATAAAATTCTAGAACTAATCAATAGCGGAAAAACAGAGGGGGCAAAAATGCAGTGTGGTGGTGATCGCTATGGAGACCAAGGATACTTTGTTTTGCCAACTGTGTTCTCTGATGTACAGGACAGCATGAGGATTGCTAATGAAGAG atATTTGGCCCAGTTATGCAGATCCTGAAGTTTGATTCCCTCGATGATTTACTGGATAGAGCAAACAAAACCATGTATGGTCTTGCAGCTAGTTTATTTACCAAAGATCTGGAGAAAGCTCTTTACTTCTCTAGTGGTCTGCGGGCAGGTACAGTGTG gGTTAACTGCTATGATGTTTTAGAAGTTCAGTCTCCATTTGGTGGCTTCAAAATGTCTGGTATTGGTCGTGAGCTTGGAGAGTATGGACTGCAGGCTTACACAGAAGTCAAAACA GTGACAATGAAAATTCCACAGAAGAATAGTTGA
- the LOC143222367 gene encoding aldehyde dehydrogenase, mitochondrial-like isoform X2, with protein MISRQVLRPCVNWVFSQKVPIAGLSTVIPQPITQPEVQYTKIFINNEWHNSTSGKTFPTINPATGEVITHVQEGEKVDVDKAVKAAQEAFRFGSPWRRMNASDRGMLLNRLADLIERDRIHLASLETLDNGKPYSDAYNIDLSLVIKCIRYYAGWADKIHGKTIPTDGNFFSYTRHEPVGVCGQIIPWNFPLLMQAWKLGPALATGNTVVMKPAEQTPLTALHVADLIREAGFPPGVVNIVPGYGPTAGAAIASHPGVDKVAFTGSTEIGKIVMQTAAQTNLKRITLELGGKSPNIVFKDADLDNAIDTSHFGLFFNQGQCCCAGTRIFVEKDIYNEFVERSVEKAKNRKIGNPFDSQTQQGPQIDSDQFNKILELINSGKTEGAKMQCGGDRYGDQGYFVLPTVFSDVQDSMRIANEEIFGPVMQILKFDSLDDLLDRANKTMYGLAASLFTKDLEKALYFSSGLRAGTVWVNCYDVLEVQSPFGGFKMSGIGRELGEYGLQAYTEVKT; from the exons atgatTTCTAGACAAGTTTTGCGGCCTTGTGTAAATTGGGTATTTTCGCAAAAAGTTCCTATTGCTGGGCTTTCTACTGTAATACCACAACCAATAACTCAACCAGAAGTGCAGTATACAAAG ATATTCATAAACAACGAATGGCACAACTCTACATCAGGAAAGACCTTTCCAACCATCAACCCAGCTACAGGAGAAGTTATTACCCATGTACAAGAAGGTGAAAAg GTTGACGTGGACAAGGCAGTTAAAGCTGCTCAAGAAGCGTTCAGATTCGGCTCACCATGGAGACGTATGAATGCATCAGATAGAGGAATGTTGTTGAATCGGTTGGCTGATTTGATAGAGAGAGATCGTATTCACTTAGCT AGTCTTGAAACCTTGGATAATGGAAAACCTTACAGTGATGCATATAATATTGATCTAAGTTTGGTCATCAAATGTATAAG GTATTATGCTGGATGGGCAGATAAAATTCATGGAAAAACAATACCAACTGATGGAAATTTCTTCAGCTACACACGCCATGAACCCGTAGGTGTTTGTGGACAAATAATTCCT TGGAACTTTCCTCTACTAATGCAAGCGTGGAAACTGGGTCCAGCTTTGGCCACTGGTAATACTGTTGTAATGAAGCCAGCTGAACAGACACCCTTGACAGCTCTCCATGTTGCAGACTTGATTAGAGAAGCGGGATTTCCTCCTGGTGTAGTGAACATTGTGCCTGGTTACGGACCCACGGCTGGAGCTGCTATTGCTTCTCACCCGGGTGTGGATAAAGTGGCCTTCACTGGTTCTACAGAG ATTGGAAAGATTGTTATGCAAACTGCCGCCCAGACGAATTTGAAGCGAATTACCTTAGAACTTGGAGGAAAAAGTCCAAACATTGTTTTTAAGGATGCTGACT TGGACAATGCTATTGATACATCGCATTTTGGTCTGTTCTTCAATCAAGGACAGTGTTGCTGTGCAGGTACACGCATCTTTGTGGAGAAAGATATTTACAATGAGTTTGTTGAAAGAAGTGTAGAGAAGGCAAAAAACCGGAAAATTGGAAATCCGTTTGATTCACAGACGCAGCAGGGACCTCag ATTGACAGTGACCAGTTCAATAAAATTCTAGAACTAATCAATAGCGGAAAAACAGAGGGGGCAAAAATGCAGTGTGGTGGTGATCGCTATGGAGACCAAGGATACTTTGTTTTGCCAACTGTGTTCTCTGATGTACAGGACAGCATGAGGATTGCTAATGAAGAG atATTTGGCCCAGTTATGCAGATCCTGAAGTTTGATTCCCTCGATGATTTACTGGATAGAGCAAACAAAACCATGTATGGTCTTGCAGCTAGTTTATTTACCAAAGATCTGGAGAAAGCTCTTTACTTCTCTAGTGGTCTGCGGGCAGGTACAGTGTG gGTTAACTGCTATGATGTTTTAGAAGTTCAGTCTCCATTTGGTGGCTTCAAAATGTCTGGTATTGGTCGTGAGCTTGGAGAGTATGGACTGCAGGCTTACACAGAAGTCAAAACA TGA
- the Myd88 gene encoding myeloid differentiation primary response protein MyD88, with protein sequence MAASNTRIDFHTIPAGALNFRTRGILSRMLNPIQELTTLTGLMRDFRGLAELMNFDYWDIQNFQMTSDPFAKLLIQWTDSQPANTVGKLFDLLEEIERTDVIDDVKQYAEIDARNYLERKKKWCDKESPLQDPEVSSCARSAFPADHPDHLTVDDVTCNDYKGQEVSLYDAYVCYTDEDIECVHILSRQLESEGIRLFIRDRDLLLGQMEYEAFARLIDERCNRVLIVLSPEFLKSVECEFQTRYATSLAVEQQQRKLIPVIYKSCDIPHLLRYLSKIDFTKLYIHDWVWHRLIHSIKGEGGREFTSSVSEQPAFRIPDLQHMQRLFLYLRKIILLMSRHRMTTDPVVVTNERCLQYQEHQCLPFIHQENRFFTPD encoded by the exons ATGGCGGCATCAAACACCAGGATAGATTTTCATACAATACCAGCTGGAGCACTGAATTTTCGAACTCGTGGGATTTTGTCAAGGATGTTGAATCCCATACAAGAATTAACTACACTAACGGGACTAATGCGTGATTTTAGAGGTCTAGCTGAATTAATGAACTTTGATTACTGGGATATCCAGAACTTTCAAATGACCTCGGATCCTTTTGCAAAATTATTAATTCAGTGGACGGACTCTCAGCCGGCTAATACTGTTGGAAAGTTGTTTGATCTTCTAGAAGAAATTGAACGAACGGATGTCATTGACGATGTAAAACAGTATGCag AAATTGATGCACGTAATTACTTGGAGAGGAAGAAGAAATGGTGTGATAAAGAATCTCCGTTACAAGATCCTGAAG TGAGTTCTTGTGCCCGGTCAGCTTTCCCGGCAGATCACCCTGACCATTTGACAGTTGATGATGTGACCTGTAATGATTATAAag GACAAGAAGTCAGTCTTTATGATGCGTATGTTTGTTATACGGATGAAGATATAGAATGTGTTCACATTCTCTCCCGACAACTGGAATCTGAGGGCATCAGACTGTTTATCCGAGACCGAGACCTCTTGCTGGGGCAGATGGAATACGAAGCATTTGCTCGTTTGATTGATGAAAG GTGCAACAGGGTGTTGATTGTGCTGTCACCAGAGTTTCTGAAAAGTGTTGAATGTGAATTTCAAACTCGTTATGCTACAAGCTTAGCAGTCG AACAACAGCAACGAAAGTTGATTCCAGTCATATACAAGTCCTGCGATATTCCTCACCTTTTGCGTTATCTCTCCAAGATTGACTTCACCAAACTGTACATTCATGATTGGGTGTGGCATCGGTTAATTCATTCCATCAAAGGAGAAGGTGGAAGAGAATTTACCTCGTCTGTAAGCGAACAGCCGGCGTTTCGAATTCCAGACCTCCAACATATGCAACGTCTGTTCCTTTATCTGCGAAAAATAATCCTTCTGATGTCCAGGCACAGAATGACAACGGATCCAGTTGTGGTGACAAACGAGAGATGTCTCCAGTACCAGGAACATCAGTGTCTTCCCTTCATACATCAGGAAAATCGGTTTTTCACACCCGATTGA